A segment of the Opitutia bacterium genome:
ACCAGTAGAACCAGCCGTGCAGGTTCTGGTCGAGCCGCGCCTCCCAAACGCCGCGCCACTCGCCGTCCTCGAGTCGCTTGTCGAGATCGTAGACATGCGGGCCGCCGGGCGCGTCGACTTGCTCCGCCACGGAGACCTTCACCGTCTTCGCACGCGGGGCGAAGAGCCGGAACGTCGTCTCGTTCTTCCGCACCAGCGCGCCGAGCGGGAGATCGCTCTTCAGCGCGTGGAAAAACTTCCCGAGCCGCAGCCGAATCTTCGGCGACTGTTGTCCATCGCGCAGGTGCACGACCGAATACGCGCGGCTCGGCTCGAGCGGCGCGTTGGTCGTGAAGGCGAAGAGGTTCCGTCCCGTGCGGTGCGGCAGCAGCAACCGGTTGACGTGACCTTCATCATCGCGGGAGGAATTCGTCGCGTCGGGCGAGAGCGACAGCCAGCGCGCGTCACTGGTGACAAACTTGAAGCGCAGCGGCGGCTCGCGCAGCAAATCGGCCACGGGCAGCGCGAGCGTCCACAAGTCGCGACCGAGCAGCGTGGATTTCTTCAGCTGCCACTCGGGCCGGCCGATCGCCGCGCCCCAGCCGTTGAAGTCGCCGCCGACGTAGAGCGAGGTGCGGTCGAAATCGATGCCGGCGTGTTCGGCCGGATCGAGGACGAAGACCAGTTGCCCCTCCGCATCGACGTAGTAGCCCGCCTCCTCCGCATAGACCTCCGGCACAGCCGGCACGAGCGAGGCGATCTGAAAGGCTTTTTCACCCGGCGCCAGCAGGGGCAGCAGCTCCGCGGTCCAATCCGCGTCGAGTTCGATGATGCCGCTCGAAGCGGACGTGAGCCACGCGCGGAGGATGCGATGTTCGGGCTGATTCAAGCGTCAGGGTTTCGGCGGATTGTCGAAGGCGTAGAGCACGGGCTTGCCGTCGAAATACGGAAACTGCCCGAGCCCGAGCACGTAACATGCCGTCGCGCACGTGTCCTCGGTGCGCACCATGAGTTCGATGGATTGCGTGAGATCGAAGCCCTTCTTGATGGTCGGGCCGTTGGCGATCCAAGGGATGTTGCGGCTGCGGGGATCCTCGGGGCCGTGCGTCAGGCCGGCGCCGCCGTGGTCGGCCGAGAGGATGATCAGCGTCTGCTCGCGCACGCCGGCTTCGTCGAGTGCAGCGAGCACGCGACCGACGCACGCGTCGGCTTGCTCGATCGCAACCATCTGCTCGGCGGAACCCCAGCCGTATTTGTGGCCGCGTTTGTCGTTGGCCGGGAAATGCACGAAGGTGAGCTCAGGCTTGTGTTCGCGGATGATCTTCACGGCCGCGTCGGCGACGGGCGCGTCGTCCTCGATGTCCTTGCCCTCGGGAATCCACATGTAGGTGATCGTGCCGGGCTTCGCGAGCGTGTGGAACTTCGACTTACCGCTGATGAGCGCGGTCGTGTAGTTCCATTTGCGCGCGAGTTCGAAAACCGTCGGGACCTTCGGGTAGATCGGGTGCAGGAGCGGCAGATCCTCGTTCCATTCGATGCCGTGCTTCCGCGGCACGACGCCGGTGAGCATGCTCGTGTGGGACGGCAAGGTGATGGAGACCGCCGTGGTCTGCGCCCACATCGTGAAGGCGCCGTTCTTGATCATGCCGTGGATCACCGGCGTGTTGGCGAGCAGGAGGCGGTCGGGACGGAGGCCGTCGATGCTGATGATCAGCACCCGCTCGATGGCCGCGATCGGCCGCGCGGGTTTCTCCTTTGCCTCGTCCGCGCGTGCCAGCAGCACCGCAACGCCCATCACCGCCAACCCGAGGAATCGTTTCATCCCGCCTACGCTAGGCCCGCCGTCCACGCTGTCGAGCGCGGGAAAGCCGGGACGGGTGACGATTCCGTGCCGCCGAGAGAAACCGCCGCCGAAGTTTTGGATTCCTTCGC
Coding sequences within it:
- a CDS encoding alkaline phosphatase family protein, whose product is MKRFLGLAVMGVAVLLARADEAKEKPARPIAAIERVLIISIDGLRPDRLLLANTPVIHGMIKNGAFTMWAQTTAVSITLPSHTSMLTGVVPRKHGIEWNEDLPLLHPIYPKVPTVFELARKWNYTTALISGKSKFHTLAKPGTITYMWIPEGKDIEDDAPVADAAVKIIREHKPELTFVHFPANDKRGHKYGWGSAEQMVAIEQADACVGRVLAALDEAGVREQTLIILSADHGGAGLTHGPEDPRSRNIPWIANGPTIKKGFDLTQSIELMVRTEDTCATACYVLGLGQFPYFDGKPVLYAFDNPPKP